Below is a window of Humulus lupulus chromosome 2, drHumLupu1.1, whole genome shotgun sequence DNA.
ATTGTTTAATGatgatttttacaatatttgtttggcaatccttgaggatacgataaaaattactttcattatattacttgttcaacgattgtgtacacttgcacacacttaggaaaatTCGCAACAAGTTCTTGGCGTTGTTGCTGGGGATTGCTTAAAGTCAATTATTGTAAAGTTGATTATCTTgcaatttggtttaatttttctttcttttgtgcTAACTTGGGTGATTCTCGTGCAATTTCAGGTTTATACAGTGTATGAACGAGAATCAAGGCCCTGAACTACTTCCCATTAATCTAGAAATAGAGCGCACCTTTAGAAGAAGGCGAAGAATACAAAAGTCAAAAAGGGAAGTAGTAGTGATGGAGGCTAAGCAAGGGGCTCAACAGGGAGTCGCCCAGAGGGCAACTCCTCTACCAGGAGTCGCTCATGACCCACCAGTAAATACAGCAGGAGTTGCTCAAGATCGAGTAGCTCAAGGGGGAGTAGCTGCCAACAATGGGAAAAATGCAGTTATTGTGGCTGATAACAGAGATCGTGCTATCAGGAAATATGCTCTCCCCCTCTTCAATGAGCTTAATCCAGGCATCGTCAGACCAGAAATTCAGGCAGCACAGTTTGAATTGAATCCAGTCATGTTCCAGATGCTTTAAACTGTGGGCCAATTTAGTGGGATGCCAAccgaggatcctcaccttcacctTCGCTTGTTCATTGAAGTAAGTGACTCTTTCAAGCTGCCCGGAGTGACAGAGGATGCATTGAGACTAAAGTTGTTCCCATACTCCTTGAGAGATAGAGCCAGAGCTTGGTTGAACTCCTTGCCATCTGATTCCGTGAGTACTTGGCAAGAGTTGGCTAAGCGTTTCTTGATGAAGTATTTTCCTCCCACTAAAAATTCCAAGCTTCGCAATGAGATTACTTCATTTCAACAACTTGATGAAGAATCCTTATATGAGGCATGGGAGCGGTTTAAGGAGTTGTTACGCAAATGCCCTCACCATGGCATTCCTCATTGCATCCAAATGGAAACCTTCTATAACAGTCTTAACGCTCATACTAGGATGGTGGTTGATGCTTCAGCGAACGGGGCTCTTCTTGCTAAGTcctataatgaggcatatgaaatccttgagagaatatccaacaacaactatcagtggcCCACTTCTAGATTGTCTACCGGTAGAAAGGTGGCCGGTATTCATGATGTAGATGCCATTACTTCTTTGGCGGCCCAAGTGTCTTCTATTTCTAATATGCTCAAGACAATGAATATGGGGATGAATCAATCAATGGGGCAGCCTATGGGGACACAAATGGGGCAAATGGAGAGCATTTCTTCTGTGTATTGTGGTGAGGGTCATACTTTTGATAACTGTCCTTCTAATCCGGCAGCTGTATGTTATATGGGGAACCAAAATAGGAATGGTCCTTATTCTAATTCCTACAACCCATCATGGAGGCAACACCCCAA
It encodes the following:
- the LOC133815002 gene encoding uncharacterized protein LOC133815002, whose product is MPTEDPHLHLRLFIEVSDSFKLPGVTEDALRLKLFPYSLRDRARAWLNSLPSDSVSTWQELAKRFLMKYFPPTKNSKLRNEITSFQQLDEESLYEAWERFKELLRKCPHHGIPHCIQMETFYNSLNAHTRMVVDASANGALLAKSYNEWPTSRLSTGRKVAGIHDVDAITSLAAQVSSISNMLKTMNMGMNQSMGQPMGTQMGQMESISSVYCGEGHTFDNCPSNPAAEYIVKNEAMIQSQAASLRNLENQVGQLANELRNRPHGTLLSDTENPRSMGKEHCKVVTLRSGKELEKDKTESGHEGEPSSIQINEEFQKDAELPSAQRSTSAQDAAGIPQHCQPASSISKKPPPFPQRFQKQKLDSQFKKFLDMLK